A genomic segment from Fusarium fujikuroi IMI 58289 draft genome, chromosome FFUJ_chr04 encodes:
- a CDS encoding probable sugar transport protein STL1 — translation MPPSFAGLTGKKLSLAISTVATTGFLLFGYDQGVMSGIIDADPFHDYFPETKDSTMQGFVTAIYEIGCLLGAMFILWIGDLLGRRRAMILGGWIMIVGVIIQVTAMKGHKALAQLIIGRTITGVGNGINTSTIPTYQAECSTTTNRGLLICIEGGIIAFGTLIAYWIDYGCSYGPQDLTWRFPIAFQCVFGLILCVSMVWLPESPRWLLTHDRHEEAERVIAAIRGFEVDSDETRAERDRVVDSIRASGFAAQKSTPVKALFTGGKTQHFRRMLLGSGSQFMQQVGGCNAVIYYFPILCTDIFGDKNFALLLGGVNMIVYSIFATSSWFLIERVGRRKLLLIGTAGQMLSMFLTMGFLIPGGSDPGNNAPQISKGAIAGLFTYIASFGATWLPLPWLYPAEINPLKTRGKANATSTCTNWLFNFVIVMIVPIMISNIHWGTYLFFGCANATFFPILYWFYPETANRSLEEIDIIFAKGFVEKMSYVQAAKELPFLSHEEVEREAIRLGLVDESSRGGVLEKPNEESGTVRDDSGFNSEKS, via the exons ATGCCTCCCTCCTTCGCAGGCCTGACGGGCAAGAAATTGTCCCTGGCCATATCTACCGTCGCAACGACTggtttcctcctcttcggaTATGACCAAGGTGTGATGTCTGGTATTATCGACGCAGACCCTTTCCATGATTACTTCCCTGAGACAAAGGACAGTACCATGCAGGGTTTCGTAACGGCTATTTACGAGATTGGTTGCTTGCTCGGCGCCATGTTCATCCTTTGGATTGGTGATCTGCTTGGTCGTCGAAGGGCCATGATTCTCGGTGGTTGGATCATGATCGTTGGTGTCATCATCCAAGTCACTGCTATGAAGGGCCACAAGGCTCTTgcgcagctcatcatcggacGAACAATCACTGGTGTCGGAAACGGCATCAATACATCCACCATCCCAACATACCAAGCTGAGTgttccaccaccaccaacagagGTCTCCTCATCTGCATCGAGGGTGGTATCATCGCTTTCGGTACCCTCATCGCATACTGGATCGACTACGGCTGCTCCTACGGTCCCCAGGACCTCACATGGCGCTTCCCCATTGCCTTCCAGTGCGTCTTCGGTCTTATCCTCTGCGTCTCGATGGTCTGGCTGCCAGAATCTCCCCGCTGGCTTCTCACCCACGACCGACACGAGGAAGCCGAGCGTGTCATCGCCGCCATTCGCGGCTTCGAAGTCGACAGTGACGAGACCCGCGCTGAACGCGACCGTGTCGTCGACTCAATTCGTGCCTCTGGTTTCGCTGCTCAGAAGAGCACACCCGTCAAGGCTCTCTTCACTGGTGGAAAGACACAGCACTTCCGCCGTATGCTTCTCGGTTCGGGATCGCAGTTCATGCAGCAGGTTGGTGGCTGCAACGCTGTTATCTACTACTTCCCTATTCTGTGCACCGACATCTTTGGCGATAAGAACTTTGCTCTTCTGCTTGGCGGCGTCAACATGATTGTCTACTCCATCTTTGCGACTTCATCATGGTTCCTTATCGAGCGTGTCGGTCGTCGCAAGTTGCTCCTCATTGGTACTGCTGGTCAGATGCTTTCCATGTTCTTGACAATGGGTTTCCTCATCCCTGGTGGTTCTGACCCTGGTAACAATGCGCCTCAGATCTCAAAGGGTGCTATCGCTGGTCTCTTCACCTACATTGCTTCGTTCGGTGCTACCTGGCTGCCTCTTCCCTGGTTGTATCCCGCTGAGATCAACCCCCTCAAGACCCGCGGCAAGGCTAACGCTACATCTACCTGCACCAACTGGCTGTTCAACTTTGTCATCGTCATGATCGTCCCCATCATGATCTCCAACATCCACTGGGGAACctatctcttcttcggctGCGCCAACGCCACATTCTTCCCCATCCTTTACTGGTTCTACCCCGAG ACTGCCAACCGATCTCTCGAGGAAatcgacatcatcttcgccaaGGGTTTCGTCGAGAAGATGTCGTATGTTCAAGCCGCCAAGGAGCTTCCCTTCCTTTCTCACGAGGAAGTCGAGCGCGAGGCTATCCGACTTGGTCTCGTTGATGAGTCAAGCCGCGGTGGAGTTTTGGAGAAGCCAAATGAGGAGAGCGGCACAGTCCGCGACGACTCTGGCTTCAACTCTGAGAAGTCTTAG
- a CDS encoding probable mannitol-1-phosphate dehydrogenase yields the protein MGKTAVHFGAGNIGRGFVACFLHNSGYDVVFADVNDSIVNQLNNTPSYRVIEVGSEATVENTITNYKAINSRTHEEDLIETIRTAEIVTCSVGPNILKFIAPVIAKGIDRRSTEESPLHVIACENAIGATDTLAEHIKNNTDASRLEDHHLRARYANSAIDRIVPAQDPDAGLDVTLEKFFEWVVDRTPFEDVGIPDIKGINWVDNLEPFIERKLFTVNTGHATAAYHGYNRRKRTVYDALQDKDIMAEVRGALMETKNLIVSKHAIDEEAQAAYVEKIIKRIGNPHLEDAVERVGRAPLRKLSRKERFIGPAAELAENDQPIKYLLDAIEMAFRFQDVPDDEESKQLAEIMSENGPEDVVKQVCGIQDNEKIFPQLVNVVQRVQADSAEE from the exons ATGGGCAAGACTGCTGTTCACTTTGGCGCTGGCAACATCG GCCGTGGCTTTGTTGCCTGCTTCCTTCACAACTCTGGCTATGATGTCGTCTTCGCTGATGTCAACGACTCAATCGTCAACCAACTCAACAACACTCCCTCATACCGCGTCATCGAAGTCGGCTCTGAAGCTACCGTCGAGAACACCATCACAAATTACAAGGCCATCAACTCAAGGACGCACGAGGAGGACCTGATTGAGACCATCCGCACAGCTGAGATCGTCACTTGCTCAGTCGGTCCCAACATCCTCAAGTTCATCGCCCCTGTCATCGCTAAGGGTATTGACCGCCGATCAACAGAAGAGTCTCCCCTGCATGTCATTGCTTGCGAGAACGCCATCGGTGCCACTGATACCCTTGCCGAgcacatcaagaacaacactGATGCCTCTCGTCTTGAGGACCACCACCTCCGAGCCCGATATGCCAACTCTGCTATTGACAGAATTGTCCCCGCTCAGGACCCCGATGCTGGTCTTGACGTGACACTCGAGAAGTTCTTTGAGTGGGTCGTTGACCGCACTCCctttgaggatgttggcatCCCCGACATCAAGGGCATCAACTGGGTTGACAACCTCGAGCCCTTCATTGAGCGCAAGCTCTTTACCGTCAACACTGGCCACGCCACCGCTGCCTACCACGGTTACAACCGAAGAAAGCGCACTGTCTACGATGCTCTCCAGGACAAGGACATCATGGCCGAGGTTCGCGGTGCACTTATGGAGACCAAGAACCTGATCGTCTCCAAGCATGCTATTGACGAGGAGGCCCAGGCCGCTTacgttgagaagatcatcaagcgAATTGGCAACCCCCATCTTGAGGATGCCGTCGAGCGTGTCGGCCGCGCTCCTCTCCGAAAGCTGTCTCGCAAGGAGCGATTCATCGGccctgctgctgagctcGCTGAGAACGATCAGCCCATCAAGTACCTCCTCGACGCTATCGAGATGGCCTTCCGCTTCCAGGATGTCCCCGATGACGAGGAGTCCAAGCAGCTCGCCGAGATCATGTCCGAGAACGGCCCTGAGGACGTTGTCAAGCAGGTCTGCGGTATTCAGGATAACGAGAAGATCTTCCCTCAATTGGTCAACGTTGTCCAGCGCGTCCAGGCCGACAGCGCTGAGGAATAA
- a CDS encoding probable glucose-6-phosphate isomerase, whose protein sequence is MAPANTLPAWSDLQAHRDSVGKSFVLKEAFASDPQRFDRFTRTFTSDGVSSEILFDFSKNFLTDETLDLLVKLAEQAGVEKKRDAMFAGEKINFTEGRAVYHTALRNVGGWDMKVDGVDVMNTKGGVNEVLEHMKEFSEQVRSGEWKGYTGKKLTTIINIGIGGSDLGPVMVTEALKHYGAEDMTLHFVSNIDGTHIAEALKNSDPETTLFLIASKTFTTAETTTNANTAKKWFLEKTDNKGDIAKHFVALSTNEEEVTKFGIDSKNMFGFESWVGGRYSVWSAIGLSIALYVGFDNFHKFLSGAHAMDKHFRETPLKDNIPLLGGLLSVWYSDFFQAQTHLVAPFDQYLHRFPAYLQQLSMESNGKTITSDGSSAKYTTGPILFGEPCTNAQHSFFQLVHQGTKLIPTDFILAAKSHNPVSDNLHQKMLASNYFAQAEALMVGKTDDQVRAEGTPEELVPHKRFLGNRPTTSILVGGAIGPAELGALIVYYEHLTFTEGAIWDINSFDQWGVELGKVLAKKILKELDEAGNGEGHDASTGGLIGAFKKYGN, encoded by the exons ATGGCCCCCGCAAACACTCTCCCCGCCTGGTCTGACCTCCAGGCCCATCGCGACAGCGTCGGCAAGTCCTTCGTCCTCAAAGAGGCATTCGCTTCCGACCCCCAGCGATTCGACCGCTTCACCCGAACCTTCACCTCCGACGGCGTGTCCTCCGAGATCCTCttcgacttctccaagaactTCCTCACAGATGAGAcccttgatctcctcgtcaagctcgccgagcaggctggcgttgagaagaagcgcgATGCCATGTTTGCCggcgagaagatcaactTCACCGAGGGTCGCGCAGTGTACCACACTGCTCTGCGAAATGTCGGTGGTTGGGATATGAAGGTTGACGGTGTTGATGTCATGAACACCAAGGGTGGTGTCAatgaggttcttgagcaCATGAAGGAGTTTTCTGAGCAGGTTCGAAGTGGAGAGTGGAAGGGATACactggcaagaagctcacaaccatcatcaacattggCATTGGTGGTTCTGATCT CGGCCCTGTCATGGTCACTGAAGCTCTCAAGCACTACGGCGCTGAAGACATGACCCTTCATTTCGTCTCCAACATTGACGGAACTCACATCGCCGAGGCCCTCAAGAACTCTGACCCTGAGACcactctcttcctcatcgcctcCAAGACCTTCACCACCGCAgagaccaccaccaacgccaacacAGCCAAGAAGTGGTTCCTCGAAAAGACCGACAACAAGGGCGACATCGCCAAGCACTTCGTTGCTCTCTCCACCAACGAGGAGGAGGTCACCAAGTTCGGTATCGACAGCAAGAACatgtttggctttgagagCTGGGTTGGTGGCCGATACTCTGTCTGGAGTGCCATTGGCCTGAGCATTGCTCTCTACGTTGGCTTTGACAACTTCCACAAGTTCCTTAGCGGTGCTCATGCCATGGATAAGCACTTCCGCGAGACTCCTCTCAAGGACAACAttcctcttcttggtggTCTGTTGAGTGTCTGGTACTCTGACTTTTTCCAGGCTCAGACTCACCTTGTCGCTCC CTTCGACCAATACCTCCACCGATTCCCTGCCTACCTCCAGCAGCTCTCCATGGAGTCCAACGGAAAGACCATCACCTCTGATGGATCTTCTGCCAAGTACACCACTG GCCCCATTCTCTTCGGCGAGCCCTGCACCAACGCTCAGCACTCCTTCTTCCAGCTCGTCCACCAAGGCACCAAGCTGATCCCCACCGACTTCATCCTCGCCGCCAAGTCTCACAACCCTGTCAGCGACAATCTCCACCAGAAGATGCTCGCGTCCAACTACTTCGCCCAGGCTGAGGCTCTCATGGTCGGCAAGACAGACGATCAGGTCCGTGCCGAGGGTACTCCCGAGGAGCTTGTTCCTCACAAGCGCTTCCTTGGAAACCGACCCACGACCTCCATCCTTGTCGGCGGCGCCATTGGTCCCGCCGAGCTGGGTGCCCTGATCGTGTACTACGAGCACCTCACCTTTACCGAGGGTGCCATCTGGGACATCAACAGCTTTGACCAGTGGGGTGTTGAGCTGGGCAAGGtcctggccaagaagatcctcaaggagcttgatgaggcGGGCAATGGTGAGGGACACGATGCCTCTACTGGTGGACTGATTGGAGCGTTTAAGAAGTATGGTAACTAA
- a CDS encoding probable protein kinase 1 yields MSWKLTKKLKETHLGQSLSPFSRSPSTSTITEKEKDGQASGAVTPTTENAIAASEAMTQAPVVKPPKPGILVVTLHEGQGFSLPEQHRSAFASSHQGSMSSSNALGMSGSVRPGSSQRVAGSFVNGSNRPHSSAGGFNGIPTNHGRISGKYMPYALLDFDKVQVFVNSVDGNPENPLWAGGNTQYKFDVSRVTELVIHLYMRNPNAPPGSGRSQDIFLGVVRINPRFEERQQYVEDPKASKKDREKAAAEHAARNGHQGAEWVDVQYGTGRIKVGVEYVETRAGKLKIEDFELLKVVGKGSFGKVMQVRKKDTNRIYALKTIRKAHIISRSEVAHTLAERSVLAQINNPFIVPLKFSFQSPEKLYFVLAFVNGGELFHHLQKEHRFDVNRSRFYTAELLCALECLHGFSVIYRDLKPENILLDYQGHIALCDFGLCKLDMKDEDRTNTFCGTPEYLAPELLMGQGYNKTVDWWTLGVLLYEMLTGLPPFYDENTNEMYRKILSEPLHFSDVVPPAAKDLLTKLLNRNPEERLGANGSAEIKAHPFFHAIDWRKLLQRKYEPTFKPSVADALDTANFDPEFTSEAPQDSYVEGPMLSQTMQNQFQGFSYNRPIAGLGDAGGSVKDPSFVGSLTDNR; encoded by the exons ATGTCTTGGAAGCTTACCAAGA AGTTAAAGGAAACCCATCTGGGTCAATCCTTGAGCCCCTTCTCTCGATCCCCCTCTACTTCAACCATCAccgaaaaggaaaaggatggCCAGGCCAGTGGCGCTGTTACGCCTACAACGGAAAATGCCATAG CTGCCTCTGAGGCCATGACACAGGCCCCTGTTGTCAAGCCCCCCAAGCCCGGTATTCTCGTTGTCACCCTCCACGAAGGTCAAGGATTTTCTCTTCCTGAACAGCACCGAAGTGCTTTTGCCTCGTCACACCAAGGATCGATGTCTTCGTCCAACGCTCTTGGAATGTCTGGCTCTGTTCGACCAGGATCTTCACAACGTGTAGCCGGATCATTTGTTAACGGCAGTAACCGACCGCACTCTTCCGCTGGCGGCTTCAACGGCATCCCCACCAACCACGGCCGAATTTCTGGAAAGTACATGCCATACGCCCTCCTTGATTTCGACAAGGTCCAAGTCTTTGTCAACTCTGTCGATGGAAACCCTGAGAACCCTCTGTGGGCCGGTGGAAACACCCAGTACAAGTTCGATGTGTCAAGAGTGACAGAGCTCGTCATCCACCTGTACATGCGCAACCCGAATGCGCCACCCGGATCTGGACGAAGCCAGGATATTTTCCTCGGTGTTGTCCGCATCAACCCCCGATTCGAAGAGAGACAGCAATACGTGGAGGACcccaaggccagcaagaagGACCGcgagaaggctgctgctgagcacGCAGCGCGCAATGGTCACCAAGGCGCTGAGTGGGTCGACGTGCAATATGGAACTGGTAGAATCAAGGTCGGTGTCGAGTATGTCGAGACTCGAGCAGGTAAGCTCAAGATTGAGGATTTTGAACTACTCAAGGTCGTCGGCAAGGGCAGTTTCGGCAAGGTCATGCAGGTACGCAAGAAGGACACAAACCGAATCTACGCTCTCAAGACAATCCGAAAGGCGCACATCATCTCGCGATCCGAAGTCGCCCATACACTCGCCGAGCGATCTGTGCTGGCACAGATCAACAACCCTTTTATCGTACCTCTCAAGTTCAGTTTCCAGTCTCCGGAGAAGCTTTACTTTGTTCTCGCCTTTGTTAACGGAGGCGAGCTGTTCCACCACTTGCAAAAGGAGCACCGCTTTGACGTCAACCGATCCCGCTTTTACACTGCTGAGCTTCTGTGCGCCTTGGAATGTCTGCACGGCTTCAGCGTCATTTACAGAGATCTCAAGCCCGAGAACATTCTTTTGGATTACCAGGGTCATATCGCTCTTTGTGACTTTGGTCTCTGCAAGCTTGATatgaaggatgaggaccGCACCAACACATTCTGTGGTACACCCGAGTACCTCGCTCCAGAGCTGTTAATGGGTCAAGGTTACAACAAGACAGTCGATTGGTGGActcttggtgttttgctGTACGAGATGTTGACAGGTCTGCCACCTTTCTACGATGAGAATACCAACGAGATGTACCGCAAGATTCTATCAGAGCCTCTTCACTTCTCTGACGTGGTCCCCCCAGCTGCCAAGGATCTCCTCACCAAGCTTTTGAACCGCAACCCGGAGGAGCGACTTGGTGCTAATGGATCAGCTGAGATTAAGGCGCATCCTTTCTTCCATGCTATTGACTGGAGGAAGCTTCTACAGCGCAAGTACGAACCTACATTCAAGCCCAGTGTG GCCGACGCTCTGGATACTGCCAACTTTGATCCCGAATTCACATCCGAAGCCCCTCAAGATTCTTATGTCGAGGGCCCCATGCTCTCTCAAACTATGCAGAACCAGTTCCAAGGATTCAGTTACAACCGTCCGATCGCTGGACTCGGAGATGCAGGCGGCAGTGTCAAGGATCCATCATTTGTCGGTAGTTTGACAGATAACCGATAA
- a CDS encoding probable coatomer beta` subunit, translated as MKLDVKRQLYARSERVKGIDFHPHEPWILTTLYSGHVYIWSHETQQIVKTFELTDVPVRAGRFIARKNWIVCGSDDFQLRVYNYNTSEKITSFEAHPDYIRAIAVHPTQPFVLTASDDMTIKLWDWEKGWKCVQVFEGHGHYVMGLAINPKDTNTFASACLDRTVKIWSLGSSTPNFTLEAHETKGVNHVDYYPHSDKPYLLTTSDDRTVKIWDYTTKSLIATLEGHTNNVSFACYHPELPVIISGSEDGTIRIWHANTYRFEQSLNYSLERAWCVSYQKGKQGVAVGFDDGAVVVKLGREEPAVSMDASGKLIWARHNEVVSSIIKGGDASIKDNEPISLPTKDLGTCEVYPQTLIHSPNGRFVAVCGDGEYIIYTALAWRNKAFGSALDFVWASKDNSNDFAIRESAMSVKIFKNFIEKSGGLDVGFQAERLHGGVLLGVTGQGGVSFFDWATGGLVRRIEVEPKQVYWSDSGELVTIACEDTFYVLRFSRENYVEAVQSGDVEEDGVEAAFEVITDISESVRTGEWIGDCFIYTNSTNRLNYLVGDQTYTVSHFDKPQYILGYIQRDSRIYLADKDVNVTSFGLSLPVLEYQTLVLREDMETAAELLPTIPQDQLNKIARFLEGQGHKELALEVATDPEHKFELALALNELAIALDLAREADAYHKWKTVGDAALSAWDVALAAECFTHAKDLGSLLLLHSSTGDRDGLAALAAQAQEAGSHNVAFSCQWLLGNIEACTKILTETGRLAEAVLFSQTYQPSLTVPVVHEWKENLEKNKKGRVAKLIGVPGEDDELFPEWDEWLKLEKEGGVKVAEPVNGQKAESEPEAEEEESEEDEE; from the exons ATGAAGTTAGACGTCAAG CGCCAGCTCTACGCTCGCAGTGAGCGAGTCAAGGGCATTGACTTCCATCCTCACGAGCCATGGATCCTCACAACCCTCTACAGCG GCCACGTCTACATCTGGTCCCACGAAACCCAGCAGATCGTCAAGACCTTTGAGCTCACCGATGTCCCCGTTCGCGCCGGTCGATTCATCGCCAGGAAAAACTGGATTGTCTGCGGTTCCGATGATTTCCAACTACGAGTCTACAATTACAACACCTCCGAAAAGATTACCTCCTTCGAGGCCCACCCCGACTACATTCGAGCTATCGCCGTTCACCCCACACAGCCGTTCGTCTTGACTGCCTCCGATGACATGACCATCAAGCTTTGGGATTGGGAGAAGGGTTGGAAGTGTGTGCAGGTCTTTGAGGGCCATGGTCACTATGTCATGGGTTTGGCCATCAACCCCAAGGACACAAACACCTTTGCCTCAGCTTGTCTCGATCGAACTGTCAAGATCTGGAGTCTTGGATCCTCTACTCCCAACTTCACCCTAGAGGCACATGAGACCAAGGGTGTCAACCACGTCGATTACTACCCTCACTCCGACAAGCCCTATCTCCTCACCACATCTGATGACCGAACTGTCAAGATTTGGGATTACACTACAAAGTCCCTGATCGCTACCCTTGAAGGTCACACCAACAACGTTTCGTTTGCCTGCTATCATCCCGAATTGCCCGTCATCATCTCCGGTTCCGAGGACGGTACGATAAGAATATGGCACGCCAACACCTACCGATTCGAGCAATCCCTCAACTACAGTCTAGAGCGAGCTTGGTGTGTCTCGTATCAAAAGGGCAAGCAGGGTGTCGCTGTTGGTTTCGACGatggtgctgttgttgtcaAGCTTGGTCGCGAGGAGCCTGCCGTTTCCATGGATGCATCCGGCAAGCTCATCTGGGCCCGACACAACGAGGTTGTCTCTTCAATCATCAAGGGAGGAG ATGCCTCTATTAAGGACAACGAGCCAATCTCCCTCCCCACCAAGGATCTCGGTACCTGCGAAGTCTACCCCCAAACGCTTATCCACTCCCCCAACGGTCGATTCGTCGCTGTCTGCGGTGATGGCGAATACATCATCTATACTGCCCTCGCCTGGCGAAACAAGGCTTTCGGTTCAGCACTCGACTTTGTCTGGGCCTCCAAGGACAACAGCAATGACTTTGCTATCCGAGAGTCAGCGATGAgcgtcaagatcttcaagaactTTATTGAGAAGAGCGGTGGACTCGATGTTGGTTTCCAGGCCGAGAGACTCCACGGCGGTGTTCTTCTCGGTGTCACAGGTCAAGGTGGTGTCTCTTTCTTTGACTGGGCTACTGGTGGTCTCGTTCGAAGAATCGAAGTTGAGCCTAAGCAAGTCTACTGGTCCGATAGCGGCGAGTTGGTGACGATTGCTTGTGAGGATACCTTTTACGTTCTGCGATTCTCTCGCGAGAACTATGTCGAGGCTGTCCAGTctggagatgttgaggaggatggtgtCGAGGCGGCTTTTGAGGTCATCACTGACATTAGCGAGTC TGTCCGAACTGGTGAATGGATCGGCGACTGCTTCATCTacaccaacagcaccaaCCGGCTCAACTACCTTGTCGGCGACCAGACCTACACTGTCTCCCACTTCGACAAACCCCAGTACATCCTGGGCTACATTCAGCGCGATTCTCGAATTTACCTTGCCGACAAGGATGTCAACGTCACTTCTTTCGGCCTGTCACTTCCCGTTCTCGAGTACCAGACTCTTGTCCTCCGAGAGGATATGGAGACAGCCGCTGAGCTACTACCGACAATTCCCCAGGACCAACTCAACAAGATTGCGCGATTCTTggaaggtcaaggccataAGGAGCTTGCCTTGGAGGTTGCGACAGATCCTGAGCACAAGTTCGAGCTTGCACTGGCATTGAACGAGCTTGCTATCGCTTTGGACCTTGCTCGCGAGGCTGATGCCTATCACAAGTGGAAGACTGTTGGCGACGCTGCTCTATCAGCCTGGGATGTCGCCCTTGCTGCTGAGTGCTTCACCCACGCCAAGGATCTCGGATCTCTCTTGCTTCTCCACTCATCAACAGGTGACCGCGATGGTCTCGCTGCCCTTGCCGCTCAAGCACAAGAAGCCGGCTCTCACAACGTCGCCTTCTCATGCCAATGGCTCCTCGGCAACATCGAAGCCTGCACAAAGATCCTCACCGAGACAGGCCGTCTCGCCGAAGCTGTCCTCTTCTCTCAGACCTACCAGCCCAGCTTGACTGTACCGGTAGTACACGAGTGGAAGGagaacttggagaagaacaagaagggcaGGGTAGCCAAGCTGATTGGTGTTCCTGGTGAGGACGACGAGCTCTTCCCTGAGTGGGATGAGTGGCTtaagcttgagaaggagggtgGCGTGAAAGTGGCGGAGCCCGTTAATGGACAGAAGGCTGAGAGCGAGCCggaagctgaggaggaggagagtgaggaggatgaggaataA